The following coding sequences lie in one Danio rerio strain Tuebingen ecotype United States chromosome 3, GRCz12tu, whole genome shotgun sequence genomic window:
- the swsap1 gene encoding ATPase SWSAP1 (The RefSeq protein has 4 substitutions compared to this genomic sequence): MADILGVVFRRFASRTRDLIFPSDIEGNTLVLGDVNISRSVLFLAAVTAATDLGLKVLFFTQGPFQSLPVSLRASVPGLKLESLKNVRFVYAKTLEDLLEDVASLHQLASEAASLPSLIIVDALDQYLQAGPQQDDLSPVAHIAALLHDTAAFLTQIQQSRAGGQGLCRVMLSCQAEGEGRGESAEILLSVLDRYLQVRCTLEEVTGQMGQSEWQVYLSFTSPAPAVQGQQWHMMLQASGAVEFRPVSAGEQAILEQTQLRDVKRESKAS, translated from the exons ATGGCTGATATTCTAGGAGTCGTTTTCAGACGGTTCGCGTCAAGAACGCGAGATTTAATATTTCCCTCTGATATAGAAGGCAACACGCTGGTGCTCGGGGATGTAAATATCAGCAGGTCTGTGCTGTTTCTGGCAGCGGTCACAGCTGCCACTGATTTGGGCCTCAAAGTGCTGTTTTTCACACAGAGTCCTTTTCAGTCTCTACCGGTGTCTCTGAGGGCTTCCGTGCCTGGACTCAAACTAGAGAGTCTCAAG AACGTGAGGTTTGTGTATGCGAAGACTCTGGAGGATCTTCTGGAGGACGTGGCGTCTCTTCATCAGCTGGCGTCTGAAGCCGCGTCTCTTCCGTCTTTGATTATAGTGGACGCTCTGGACCAGTATCTTCAAGCGGGACCTCAACAGGATGACCTGAGCCCCGTAGCACACATTGCAGCCCTCCTGCATGACACGGCAGCGTTTCTGACacagatccagcagagcagagCAGGCGGACAGGGCCTGTGCAGAGTCATGCTGTCCTGTCAGGCAGAGGGGGAAGGCCATGGGGAAACAGCGGAGATCCTTCTGTCTGTTCTGGACCGGTATCTCCAG GTAAGGTGCACACTGGAGGAGGTGACGGGACAGATGGGTCAGAGCGAGTGGCAAGTGTATCTGTCCTTCACGAGTCCTGCACCGGCTGTCCAGGGTCAGCAGTGGCACATGATGCTTCAGGAAAGCGGAGCTGTGGAGTTTCGTCCAGTCAGCGCTGGAGAACAAGCTATTCTAGAGCAAACACAACTGAGGGATGTGAAGAGGGAAAGTAAAGCATCATAG